The proteins below are encoded in one region of Myxocyprinus asiaticus isolate MX2 ecotype Aquarium Trade chromosome 13, UBuf_Myxa_2, whole genome shotgun sequence:
- the LOC127450936 gene encoding nicotinamide riboside kinase 1-like isoform X3: MTNGGKTTLSKSLHHVLQNSCVISQDNYFKDDLLVPVDTNGFKQYDTLDALHMDRMMSDIDSWQEDPESFMISRGLTVKSTASLQPSVFVLIVEGFLIFNHGPLNILFDKWYFLQIPYETCKERRSSRVYVPPDPPGYFEGHVWPMYLKNRKEMEETVNGIVFLDGTQKMEMLLSTVLADIQKMLVVIQS; encoded by the exons ATGACAAATGGCGGGAAGACCACTCTGAGTAAAAGCCTTCATCATGTTCTACAAAACAGCTGTGTTATTTCGCAAGACAACTATTTCAAG GATGATTTGCTGGTCCCTGTTGATACCAATGGCTTTAAGCAGTATGACA CTCTGGATGCCCTGCACATGGACAGGATGATGAGTGACATTGACTCGTGGCAGGAGGATCCTGAGAGCTTTATGATATCTCGTGGTCTTACAGTGAAATCCACAGCATCACTGCAACCCAGTGTGTTTGTTCTTATAGTGGAGGGATTCCTCATTTTTAATCATGG GCCCCTTAATATCTTATTCGACAAGTGGTACTTCCTGCAGATACCTTATGAGACATGCAAAGAAAGAAGAAG CTCAAGAGTCTATGTGCCTCCAGATCCACCAGGCTACTTTGAAGGGCATGTTTGGCCCATGTAtctgaaaaacagaaaagaaatgGAAGAGACAGTAAATGGCATAG TGTTTCTGGATGGCACTCAGAAGATGGAGATGTTGCTCTCCACTGTTCTTGCAGACATTCAGAAAATGCTGGTGGTTATACAGAGCTGA
- the LOC127450936 gene encoding nicotinamide riboside kinase 1-like isoform X1 → MYLTTTLILAEIRDVKRILIEELIKNEKTNHWNWMTNGGKTTLSKSLHHVLQNSCVISQDNYFKDDLLVPVDTNGFKQYDTLDALHMDRMMSDIDSWQEDPESFMISRGLTVKSTASLQPSVFVLIVEGFLIFNHGPLNILFDKWYFLQIPYETCKERRSSRVYVPPDPPGYFEGHVWPMYLKNRKEMEETVNGIVFLDGTQKMEMLLSTVLADIQKMLVVIQS, encoded by the exons atGTACCTCACGACCACTCTCATATTAGCAGAAATACGTGATGTAAAACGGATTTTGATAGAAGAACTGATTAAAAATGAGAAAACTAATCATTGGAATTG GATGACAAATGGCGGGAAGACCACTCTGAGTAAAAGCCTTCATCATGTTCTACAAAACAGCTGTGTTATTTCGCAAGACAACTATTTCAAG GATGATTTGCTGGTCCCTGTTGATACCAATGGCTTTAAGCAGTATGACA CTCTGGATGCCCTGCACATGGACAGGATGATGAGTGACATTGACTCGTGGCAGGAGGATCCTGAGAGCTTTATGATATCTCGTGGTCTTACAGTGAAATCCACAGCATCACTGCAACCCAGTGTGTTTGTTCTTATAGTGGAGGGATTCCTCATTTTTAATCATGG GCCCCTTAATATCTTATTCGACAAGTGGTACTTCCTGCAGATACCTTATGAGACATGCAAAGAAAGAAGAAG CTCAAGAGTCTATGTGCCTCCAGATCCACCAGGCTACTTTGAAGGGCATGTTTGGCCCATGTAtctgaaaaacagaaaagaaatgGAAGAGACAGTAAATGGCATAG TGTTTCTGGATGGCACTCAGAAGATGGAGATGTTGCTCTCCACTGTTCTTGCAGACATTCAGAAAATGCTGGTGGTTATACAGAGCTGA
- the LOC127450932 gene encoding uncharacterized protein LOC127450932 translates to MVISCCAYNCKNTAKEKSLSFHKFPLKNPKLLKKWLYNLRWKDWKPAPHSKVCSLHFEENCFIKEGKRVRLQSWAVPTIFAFPRRVEGRKSKINPRSRRALGNVGDVKAAPGGENSSSQRTADRKRSSKQQLTGQENRQPWTILGDEAVDRSMTLPSFFHSGYCLPKNIRWAGDDELNVKPHVVYGVRGQTKPNIIEVKERWEWLGLDVRGPFSPTVDHHTHILTLTDYHSKWVEAFPLTQYLSQDVAECVAEVINQQGYPLGILSRLSRGTLKEVNHELKKRVRFKGKTLVIQHRQTGYMDLVTESLLNKMLDELVKKHRVTWHVHLPAATLQFCCTNHPTTREKPFTRMYASDPPFSSSPRELPLGVTDVRLSSFVISSTEANNLGIVSETLVH, encoded by the exons ATGGTGATCAGTTGTTGCGCATATAACTGTAAAAACACTGCGAAGGAGAAGAGCCTCTCATTCCACAA GTTCCCGCTGAAAAACCCAAAATTGCTGAAGAAATGGCTGTACAATTTAAGATGGAAGGACTGGAAACCTGCTCCACACAGTAAAGTCTGCTCTCTCCACTTTGAAGAAAACTGTTTTATTAAAGAGGGCAAGAGAGTCAGACTTCAGTCATGGGCTGTGCCAACCATATTTGCATTCCCAAGACGAGTGGAAGGAAGAAAG AGTAAGATCAATCCAAGAAGCAGAAGAGCTTTG GGAAATGTTGGCGATGTCAAAGCAGCACCAGGAGGTGAAAATAGTTCCAGCCAGAGGACAGCAGACCGAAAAAGATCTTCCAAGCAGCAGCTGACAGGACAGGAAAATAG ACAACCATGGACCATCCTGGGAGACGAGGCTGTTGACCGAAGCATGACTCTCCCCAGTTTCTTTCACAGTGGATACTGTTTGCCAAAG aacATCCGCTGGGCAGGAGATGATGAATTAAATGTA AAGCCACATGTTGTTTACGGAGTTCGAGGACAAACAAAACCCAATATAATTGAG GTTAAAGAAAGGTGGGAATGGCTTGGGCTTGATGTAAGAGGCCCATTCTCTCCTACAGTTGACCATCACACACACATCTTGACCCTGACTGACTACCATTCCAAATGGGTGGAGGCATTTCCTCTGACTCAGTACCTGAGTCAAGATGTAGCCGAGTGTGTTGCTGAAGTCATCAATCAGCAGGGCTACCCTCTCGGAATTCTATCCCGGCTTTCCAGAGGGACCCTCAAGGAA GTTAACCATGAATTGAAGAAACGTGTGAGGTTTAAAGGAAAAACTTTGGTGATACAACACCGCCAAACTGGTTACATGGATCTGGTCACTGAGTCCCTTCTCAATAA GATGTTGGATGAGTTGGTAAAGAAACACAGAGTCACTTGGCATGTCCATCTCCCTGCTGCGACCCTTCAGTTCTGTTGCACGAATCACCCCACAACTCGAGAGAAACCCTTCACCCGCATGTATGCCAGTGACCCGCCATTCTCATCTTCACCCAGAGAACTGCCT TTGGGTGTGACTGATGTTCGTTTGAGTTCTTTCGTCATCTCATCCACTGAAGCCAACAATCTAGGAATTGTCTCTGAGACTTTA gTGCACTGA
- the LOC127450936 gene encoding nicotinamide riboside kinase 1-like isoform X2, translated as MRKLIIGIGGMTNGGKTTLSKSLHHVLQNSCVISQDNYFKDDLLVPVDTNGFKQYDTLDALHMDRMMSDIDSWQEDPESFMISRGLTVKSTASLQPSVFVLIVEGFLIFNHGPLNILFDKWYFLQIPYETCKERRSSRVYVPPDPPGYFEGHVWPMYLKNRKEMEETVNGIVFLDGTQKMEMLLSTVLADIQKMLVVIQS; from the exons ATGAGAAAACTAATCATTGGAATTGGTGG GATGACAAATGGCGGGAAGACCACTCTGAGTAAAAGCCTTCATCATGTTCTACAAAACAGCTGTGTTATTTCGCAAGACAACTATTTCAAG GATGATTTGCTGGTCCCTGTTGATACCAATGGCTTTAAGCAGTATGACA CTCTGGATGCCCTGCACATGGACAGGATGATGAGTGACATTGACTCGTGGCAGGAGGATCCTGAGAGCTTTATGATATCTCGTGGTCTTACAGTGAAATCCACAGCATCACTGCAACCCAGTGTGTTTGTTCTTATAGTGGAGGGATTCCTCATTTTTAATCATGG GCCCCTTAATATCTTATTCGACAAGTGGTACTTCCTGCAGATACCTTATGAGACATGCAAAGAAAGAAGAAG CTCAAGAGTCTATGTGCCTCCAGATCCACCAGGCTACTTTGAAGGGCATGTTTGGCCCATGTAtctgaaaaacagaaaagaaatgGAAGAGACAGTAAATGGCATAG TGTTTCTGGATGGCACTCAGAAGATGGAGATGTTGCTCTCCACTGTTCTTGCAGACATTCAGAAAATGCTGGTGGTTATACAGAGCTGA